The Synergistota bacterium region CACCGGTTAAGGTCTCAAAGGTTCTTATGTTTCTCCCCTCTCGCCCAATTATTCTGCCTTTCATCTCGTCATTAGGTAGAGGAACAACAGAAACAGTAGCTTCTACGACATGATCAACGGCGCATCTCTGAATCGCAAGGGAAATGATCTCCCTCGCCTTCTTTTCTCCCTCTCTTCTCGCCTGACTCTCCATCTCCTTTATGAGCATTCCCGCCTCCTTCTCTATCTCCCTTTCCAGCCCTTTAAGGAGCATCTCCTTTGCTTCCTCAGATGACAAGCCGGATAATCTCTCAAGCGTTTCCCTCTGCTCAGCTATTATCTTCTCCACCTCCTTCTTAAGCTTCTCAATTTCTCTTTCTCTCTGCTTAAGCTCTTCCTCACGGCGGGATAACATCTCACTCCTTCTTTCGAGGGATTCATCCCTCGAAAGAAGCCTTCTCTCAAATCTCTGAAGTTCCCCTTTCTTTTCCCTATACTCCCTTTCCCACTCTACTCGTAATCTGTGAATCTCCTCACGAGCCTCAGCTATCCTTTCCCTCTTTATAGACTCAGCTTCCTTCTCAGCTTTACTTATTATACTCTTAGCCTCCTCCTCGGCGCTTCTTATCCTTCTTTCAGCCATATATCTTCTGAACCAGTATCCAAAAGCAATACCTCCAACAAAAGCCATCAAAATATTTATAACGTGAATATATCCGATGGCTATCACCCCCTTTATTCCGTTTTCAAGGATCATCGCTTAAAGAGATTTAACTCTTTTCCTCAAAGAGGGCTTCTTTTTTCGAGACCTCCTTATCCTCAGGCCTCTTAAGCCCAAGACGCTCCAAAACAGCCCCCTCTATACTATCCAAGACCTCCGGATTAGCATCAAGATACGCCCTTACGGCATCTCTGCCCTGTCCGAGGCGATCCTCACCAAAGTAAAACCAAGATCCACTTTGCCTTATAACTCCCACTGCTAAAGCGGCTTCGAAAACGCTCGAGGAGCGAGGTACCCCTACCCCGTATATTATATCGAACTCAGTTTGCTTAAATGGAGGCGCAACCTTGTTCTTAACGACTTTAGCTCTTACTCTCGCCCCTATAATCTCATGGTCCTTCCTTATTGTCTCTCCTCTTCTAACCTCAAGCCTCACCGAGGAGTAAAATTTAAGGGCTCTTCCCCCAGTGGTAGTTTCACTGGGACCAATTTGGAACCCCATCCCTATCTTTTCCCTAATCTGATTTATAAATACCGCTATCGCTCTCGTTTTACTTATTATAGACGTAAGTTTCCTCAACGCCTGAGACATCAAACGTGCTTGCAGACCTACGTGAGCGTCGCCCATTGATCCTTCTATTTCCGCTTGAGGCACCAGCGCAGCAACTGAATCTATGACGACTACATCTACCGCCCCACTTCTTACGAGAGTTTCCGCTATCTCGAGAGCTTGTTCTCCACT contains the following coding sequences:
- the recA gene encoding recombinase RecA produces the protein MLKEAISRIERAFGKGAIMRLGEKSIGPVDVISSGILPLDIALGVGGFPRGRIVEIFGPEASGKTTVALHLIASAQRSGGVAAFIDAEHALDPLYAKAVGVKVEDLLLSQPDSGEQALEIAETLVRSGAVDVVVIDSVAALVPQAEIEGSMGDAHVGLQARLMSQALRKLTSIISKTRAIAVFINQIREKIGMGFQIGPSETTTGGRALKFYSSVRLEVRRGETIRKDHEIIGARVRAKVVKNKVAPPFKQTEFDIIYGVGVPRSSSVFEAALAVGVIRQSGSWFYFGEDRLGQGRDAVRAYLDANPEVLDSIEGAVLERLGLKRPEDKEVSKKEALFEEKS